One genomic window of Sulfurovum lithotrophicum includes the following:
- a CDS encoding ABC transporter ATP-binding protein: MIKIRNLSFMYENRTILNKIDLSVKANERLVLLGSSGSGKSTLLKLIAGFIAPDSGDIVIGSKVVSKEGSVIVPPHRRAISMVFQDLALWPHMNVGENIAFGLKMHKVPPKERAEKVKAFLALVGLPAYEKKKTEALSGGEQQRVALARALVLSPKVVLMDEPLSSLDEALNIRLRQEIITLQEKLGFTLVYVTHNREEGQQIAQRIVEIQNGRIVERSVF, encoded by the coding sequence ATGATAAAGATCAGAAACCTTTCATTTATGTATGAAAACAGAACCATTCTGAACAAGATCGACCTAAGCGTCAAAGCCAATGAACGGCTTGTGCTGCTTGGCAGTTCCGGTTCCGGGAAATCTACCCTGTTGAAACTGATAGCTGGGTTTATAGCACCTGATTCAGGAGATATTGTAATAGGTTCGAAGGTTGTCAGCAAAGAGGGCAGCGTCATCGTGCCACCCCACCGGCGGGCTATCTCCATGGTCTTTCAGGACCTGGCCTTATGGCCGCATATGAATGTAGGCGAGAATATAGCATTTGGCCTCAAGATGCACAAGGTTCCTCCAAAAGAGAGAGCGGAAAAGGTCAAAGCATTTCTGGCACTTGTTGGGCTTCCCGCTTATGAAAAGAAAAAGACCGAGGCCCTTTCGGGTGGAGAACAGCAAAGGGTTGCCTTGGCACGTGCACTGGTACTTTCTCCCAAAGTAGTGTTGATGGATGAACCGCTTTCAAGTCTGGACGAAGCACTCAATATCCGTCTTCGACAGGAGATCATAACTCTACAGGAAAAGCTGGGCTTTACACTGGTGTATGTGACGCATAACAGGGAGGAAGGCCAACAAATAGCACAGAGGATCGTGGAGATACAGAACGGCAGGATTGTTGAACGATCAGTATTTTAG
- a CDS encoding EcsC family protein, producing the protein MPILIKFINTIASRFGIVVSEKLAAQTIPLVGAAGGAAINLMFIGHFQDMAEGHFIVKRLEKKYGSEKVEMLYNKTEF; encoded by the coding sequence ATGCCCATACTCATCAAATTCATCAATACCATTGCATCTCGTTTTGGCATTGTGGTCTCCGAAAAGCTGGCAGCACAGACCATTCCGCTTGTAGGTGCGGCAGGCGGTGCGGCGATCAACCTGATGTTCATCGGCCACTTCCAGGATATGGCAGAGGGACATTTTATCGTGAAGCGGCTGGAGAAAAAATATGGCAGCGAGAAGGTAGAAATGCTCTATAACAAAACGGAGTTTTGA
- a CDS encoding carboxymuconolactone decarboxylase family protein: MGTYTEKLNEIKALVERLQKESPKQTAAFNQFMMSVEKPGALASKDKDLINVALAIAAQCEWCIALHVKGALTNGASREEVIDAAMQAVLMHGGPALMYMIPVEKALDEFIES; this comes from the coding sequence ATGGGTACCTATACTGAAAAACTCAATGAAATAAAAGCACTGGTAGAACGTCTGCAGAAAGAGTCTCCCAAGCAGACCGCAGCATTCAACCAGTTCATGATGAGTGTTGAAAAACCAGGTGCGCTGGCTTCGAAAGACAAAGACCTTATCAATGTCGCTCTTGCCATAGCAGCACAGTGTGAATGGTGTATCGCCCTGCATGTCAAAGGAGCGCTGACCAACGGTGCAAGCAGGGAAGAGGTCATCGATGCGGCCATGCAGGCAGTACTCATGCATGGCGGCCCGGCACTGATGTATATGATCCCGGTAGAAAAAGCGCTGGATGAGTTTATAGAATCATAA
- a CDS encoding extracellular solute-binding protein, translated as MMKFILLLFVSLIFASCSKQNDTQSVTIYVSEDQVFSEPVLKAFEEKTGIRVNAVYDSEESKSTGVMNRLIAEKNNPQADVYWANEPIRAEVLRKKDILVPYESPNAKGIPEEFKQKEHYWTGFSARVRLFIVNKNAEMVPASVFDYAKPEFKGKGVIANPLFGTTTSHMAALFTLLGDANAKQFLEQMKANNVAIATSNGESADLVASGKYDFALVDSDDAVSRLKQHAPVSIIYPDQKEGETGLFVIPNTVMLITHAKHPEAAKKLIDFLLSPETEEILAFADCAQIPLHKGVKIPASLKPISELKVMKIDYAREADEMIKIQPYLKAWLDR; from the coding sequence ATGATGAAATTCATACTTCTTTTGTTTGTATCTCTCATATTTGCATCATGTTCAAAACAAAACGATACACAGAGTGTCACCATATATGTTTCCGAAGATCAGGTATTTTCCGAACCGGTATTGAAAGCCTTTGAAGAGAAAACAGGTATCAGGGTCAATGCCGTGTATGACAGTGAGGAATCCAAAAGTACTGGGGTGATGAACCGCCTGATCGCGGAAAAGAACAATCCCCAGGCGGATGTCTACTGGGCGAATGAACCCATCAGGGCGGAGGTGCTCCGTAAAAAAGATATTTTAGTACCTTATGAAAGCCCCAATGCCAAAGGCATACCGGAAGAGTTCAAACAAAAAGAGCACTATTGGACTGGTTTTTCAGCAAGGGTACGGCTTTTCATTGTCAACAAAAATGCAGAGATGGTTCCCGCTTCCGTCTTTGACTATGCTAAACCTGAATTCAAAGGAAAAGGGGTCATTGCCAATCCGCTCTTTGGTACGACCACTTCCCATATGGCAGCACTTTTTACACTTTTGGGTGATGCAAATGCAAAGCAGTTTTTGGAGCAGATGAAGGCAAATAATGTAGCCATTGCTACAAGCAATGGCGAAAGTGCCGATCTGGTTGCATCGGGCAAATATGATTTCGCTCTAGTGGACAGTGATGATGCCGTAAGCCGCCTCAAGCAGCATGCTCCGGTCAGCATAATCTACCCTGACCAGAAAGAGGGGGAAACGGGTCTGTTTGTCATCCCCAATACCGTGATGCTCATAACCCATGCCAAGCATCCTGAAGCTGCCAAAAAACTGATTGATTTTCTACTCAGCCCTGAAACGGAAGAGATACTGGCTTTTGCAGACTGCGCACAGATACCCCTGCACAAGGGTGTTAAAATACCTGCATCGCTCAAACCGATCTCGGAACTGAAAGTGATGAAGATTGATTATGCCAGAGAGGCAGATGAAATGATAAAAATACAGCCTTATCTCAAAGCCTGGCTGGACAGATAG
- a CDS encoding CCA tRNA nucleotidyltransferase, protein MQIPQILETISKRVHEEGARAIVVGGSVRDHFLKLPIKDYDIEVYGLTSLSDLEKILSEYGSVNHVGKSFGVLKFINEGDEYDFSFPRLESKTGKGHKGFDVRVDGKLDFKTAARRRDFTINAMGYEIEKKRFLDPFNAQNDIEHKIVRHIDDSSFVEDPLRVYRAVQFCARFGFSLAEETKVLCRQMTEKGMLEELPKERVYAEFKKLLLKAKKPSVGFELMRELGVLRYFPELEATIGVPQDLKYHPEGDVWVHTMLSLDAMVSILNKEEKVESRSRRVLSPDSTTDKYRNKKRALKLLFAELCHDFGKPMTTTVEEGCIKAIGHEKAGTEPARSFMYRLTEEHDFIESILPLVEHHLKPSQFYKQGAKAAAIRRLATKVSIEELVLVAKADFLGRTTAEARTGVYTAGEWLLEKAKELKVKNRPIEPLLQGRDLIALGMQPSTKFGVILDEVYELQLDGVVSSKEEALTYVKRHYG, encoded by the coding sequence ATGCAAATACCACAGATATTAGAGACCATTTCAAAAAGAGTTCATGAAGAAGGTGCCAGGGCTATTGTAGTGGGTGGTTCAGTCCGTGATCATTTTCTCAAACTTCCTATCAAAGATTATGACATTGAAGTCTATGGATTGACATCACTTTCGGACCTGGAGAAGATCCTGTCTGAATATGGTTCGGTCAATCATGTGGGAAAAAGTTTTGGCGTATTGAAATTCATCAATGAGGGTGATGAGTATGATTTTTCTTTCCCGCGTCTGGAATCGAAGACCGGCAAAGGTCATAAAGGTTTTGACGTCCGGGTAGACGGAAAACTGGACTTCAAAACGGCAGCAAGACGACGGGATTTTACCATCAATGCCATGGGGTATGAGATAGAGAAGAAACGTTTTCTGGACCCGTTCAATGCGCAGAATGATATAGAACATAAAATAGTGAGGCACATCGATGACAGCTCTTTTGTCGAAGACCCACTTCGTGTCTACAGGGCGGTGCAGTTCTGTGCAAGATTCGGTTTTTCTCTGGCTGAAGAGACCAAGGTACTCTGCAGGCAGATGACTGAAAAGGGTATGCTTGAAGAACTGCCAAAAGAAAGAGTCTATGCAGAGTTCAAAAAACTCCTTTTAAAAGCAAAAAAACCCTCAGTAGGATTTGAACTGATGAGAGAGCTGGGTGTGCTAAGGTATTTCCCGGAACTGGAAGCGACCATCGGTGTACCACAGGATTTGAAGTATCATCCCGAGGGGGATGTGTGGGTGCACACAATGCTGAGTCTTGACGCAATGGTGTCAATACTCAACAAGGAAGAGAAAGTAGAAAGCAGGTCGCGTAGGGTGCTGTCCCCCGACAGCACCACAGATAAATACCGGAATAAAAAAAGAGCACTGAAGCTTTTGTTCGCTGAATTGTGTCATGACTTTGGAAAACCGATGACTACAACGGTAGAAGAGGGGTGTATCAAGGCGATCGGACATGAAAAGGCAGGTACTGAACCCGCAAGGTCATTCATGTATCGATTGACTGAGGAACATGATTTTATCGAGAGTATCCTGCCTCTGGTGGAGCATCATCTCAAACCGTCTCAGTTCTATAAACAGGGAGCCAAAGCGGCTGCCATACGCAGGTTGGCAACCAAAGTGAGCATCGAAGAACTGGTGCTGGTTGCCAAAGCGGATTTTCTGGGGCGTACAACAGCTGAAGCCAGAACAGGTGTCTATACGGCGGGAGAGTGGCTGCTTGAAAAAGCGAAAGAGCTGAAGGTGAAAAACAGGCCGATCGAACCTCTTTTGCAGGGCAGGGATCTCATAGCTCTGGGGATGCAGCCTTCAACAAAATTCGGGGTCATTCTGGATGAGGTGTATGAATTACAGCTGGATGGCGTGGTCTCAAGCAAAGAAGAGGCTTTGACATATGTCAAAAGACACTATGGGTGA
- a CDS encoding family 16 glycoside hydrolase, with amino-acid sequence MKQQLKLLFFYSLVVVGVSTFAYSSVTEENFENVKTGHLPKTWKSAATNAERTTAVWEVVETKEPFRGKKVLSLSAFDEGYGGSFNLCYTNDVSFKDGEISVWFKANNGKIDQGGGIMWRVQDKDTYYVARFNPLEDNFRFYSVINGDRKKLYSADVHLEKGWHLMKIIQKGSHFEGFLNGKKLLSYDNDAIKKSGGVGVWTKADAATSFDDFTVKDDK; translated from the coding sequence ATGAAGCAGCAGTTGAAGCTTTTATTCTTTTATTCTTTGGTGGTAGTGGGTGTTTCCACATTCGCTTATAGCTCTGTAACAGAGGAGAATTTTGAAAACGTAAAAACAGGCCATCTTCCCAAAACATGGAAAAGTGCAGCTACGAATGCCGAAAGAACAACAGCAGTGTGGGAAGTAGTTGAAACAAAAGAGCCGTTCCGGGGGAAAAAGGTTTTGTCTCTCAGTGCATTTGACGAGGGCTATGGTGGGTCTTTTAATCTTTGTTACACCAATGATGTGTCATTTAAAGATGGTGAGATCTCCGTATGGTTCAAAGCAAATAACGGGAAGATAGATCAGGGTGGCGGGATTATGTGGCGAGTACAGGATAAGGATACATACTATGTTGCAAGGTTCAATCCGCTTGAAGACAATTTCAGGTTTTACTCCGTGATAAACGGTGACCGAAAGAAGTTGTATTCTGCTGATGTGCATCTTGAGAAGGGGTGGCACCTTATGAAGATCATACAGAAAGGCAGTCATTTTGAAGGCTTTTTAAATGGTAAAAAGTTGTTGAGTTACGACAATGATGCTATCAAAAAAAGTGGTGGTGTCGGTGTGTGGACCAAGGCAGATGCGGCTACTTCCTTTGATGACTTCACGGTAAAGGATGATAAATGA
- the lipA gene encoding lipoyl synthase encodes MSTQNTIYKKPEWLRKKITLSSLREVEAIISKGKLHTVCQEAMCPNIGECFSRKQATFLILGKECTRHCTFCNVSKEIPLPPDPDEPNHVAESVEAMGLRHVVITSPTRDDLPDGGAEHFAKVVQAIKAYDETIIVELLIPDLQENEAALKVIVHSGAEIIGHNLETVPRLYHIRKGAKYERSLRVLKKLSQFNPAVRTKSGIMLGLGEKEEEVTALLQDLLDHDCKLLSIGQYLSPSSEHTQVVEFIPPERFEHFHDVGMAMGFDFIKSSPYTRSSYMADEYLKS; translated from the coding sequence ATGTCCACGCAGAACACAATCTATAAAAAGCCGGAATGGTTGAGAAAGAAGATCACGCTGAGCAGTCTGCGTGAAGTTGAGGCCATCATCTCCAAAGGCAAGCTCCATACCGTCTGCCAGGAAGCCATGTGTCCCAACATCGGTGAGTGCTTTTCCCGTAAACAGGCAACGTTTCTGATACTGGGCAAAGAGTGTACCCGCCACTGCACATTCTGCAACGTTTCCAAAGAAATACCGCTTCCGCCCGATCCGGATGAACCGAACCATGTGGCAGAATCCGTTGAAGCGATGGGTTTGAGACATGTGGTCATCACCAGTCCCACACGTGACGACCTTCCCGACGGCGGCGCGGAACATTTTGCCAAAGTGGTCCAGGCCATCAAAGCGTACGATGAAACGATCATTGTGGAACTGCTCATCCCCGACCTGCAGGAGAATGAGGCAGCGTTGAAAGTCATCGTCCACAGCGGTGCCGAGATCATCGGGCACAATCTGGAAACGGTACCCAGACTCTACCATATCCGCAAAGGGGCGAAATACGAACGTTCCCTGCGTGTCCTTAAAAAACTTTCCCAGTTCAATCCTGCTGTCAGGACCAAAAGCGGGATCATGCTTGGATTGGGGGAAAAAGAAGAGGAAGTGACAGCATTGCTGCAGGACCTTCTGGACCACGACTGCAAACTGCTAAGCATCGGGCAGTACCTTTCACCCTCTTCAGAGCACACCCAAGTCGTCGAATTCATTCCGCCGGAACGTTTTGAGCATTTCCATGATGTCGGTATGGCCATGGGCTTTGACTTTATCAAAAGTTCGCCCTATACCCGCAGCAGCTACATGGCGGATGAATATCTAAAGTCTTAG
- a CDS encoding class I SAM-dependent methyltransferase — MKLENIIPWGRSKKEYMEMFDLSKEDVLTKKILGCGDGPSSFNTEVDYDDGTVVSIDPLYAYSKKEIMQRIDEVAEDVMAQVKANAGNFVWKNIPDVESLEHIRIEAMMEFLMDYEDGKEEGRYIAAELPNLPFENDSFDLALSSHFLFLYSDHLDESFHKDAVREMLRVSKEVRIFPLLTLTNERSPYVESIVDMLEADGYKVEIVKTGYEFQKGADEMMKITRRSC, encoded by the coding sequence ATGAAACTGGAAAACATCATACCTTGGGGACGCAGCAAAAAAGAGTATATGGAGATGTTCGATCTCAGCAAAGAGGATGTGCTGACTAAAAAGATACTCGGATGCGGTGACGGACCATCGAGTTTCAATACGGAAGTGGACTACGACGATGGCACTGTGGTTTCCATCGATCCGCTCTATGCCTACAGCAAGAAGGAGATCATGCAGCGTATCGATGAGGTTGCGGAAGATGTGATGGCGCAGGTGAAAGCGAATGCCGGTAATTTCGTCTGGAAGAACATCCCTGATGTAGAATCACTGGAGCACATACGCATCGAAGCAATGATGGAGTTTCTGATGGACTATGAAGATGGGAAAGAGGAGGGCAGATACATTGCCGCTGAACTGCCGAATCTTCCCTTTGAAAATGACAGCTTTGATCTGGCACTCTCTTCACACTTTCTTTTCCTCTACAGTGACCACCTGGATGAATCTTTTCATAAAGATGCTGTCAGAGAGATGCTTCGGGTATCCAAAGAGGTACGCATTTTCCCGCTGCTGACGCTGACGAACGAACGGTCTCCCTACGTTGAAAGCATAGTAGATATGCTGGAAGCAGATGGCTATAAAGTGGAAATTGTCAAAACCGGGTATGAGTTCCAGAAAGGGGCTGATGAGATGATGAAGATCACAAGAAGAAGTTGTTAG
- a CDS encoding YbhB/YbcL family Raf kinase inhibitor-like protein: MKGIFSAIVFSSMFVLAGNFTLTSSDLGGQLTKKQEFNGFGCNGKNVSPELSWSGVPKGTKSFAITVYDPDAPTGSGWWHWIAVNIPANATSIPAGASGKSMPKGTLETVNDFGSMGFGGACPPKGDKPHRYIFTVYALDVDKLPVKASTKPPVVGYQINAHAISKASIVSYYGR; this comes from the coding sequence ATGAAAGGTATTTTTAGTGCTATAGTATTTTCCAGTATGTTTGTATTAGCAGGCAATTTTACGCTCACAAGCAGTGACCTTGGCGGACAGCTGACAAAAAAGCAGGAGTTCAACGGTTTTGGCTGTAATGGGAAAAATGTATCGCCTGAACTGAGTTGGAGTGGTGTGCCGAAGGGTACCAAGAGTTTTGCAATTACGGTGTATGATCCTGATGCTCCTACAGGCAGCGGGTGGTGGCACTGGATAGCAGTGAATATTCCGGCGAATGCTACGTCCATTCCTGCGGGAGCTTCGGGGAAATCGATGCCCAAGGGTACACTGGAGACTGTGAACGATTTTGGAAGTATGGGCTTTGGCGGCGCATGCCCTCCAAAGGGTGACAAGCCACACCGATATATCTTTACTGTGTATGCTTTGGATGTGGATAAACTGCCGGTAAAGGCAAGTACGAAACCTCCGGTCGTGGGTTATCAGATAAACGCGCATGCGATCTCAAAAGCAAGTATTGTCTCGTATTATGGCAGATAG
- a CDS encoding ABC transporter permease, whose protein sequence is MQRQIFAWGVILLFLLIGLLPVIVMIWNAFSGMDVQTVRSLFSQKEVYGSFANSILLSFVVASITTFLGTLLGVLFAKTDLIASRFFLSILIVPLLIPPYIIALGWIDVIGVNSAFSTVLFGFGGTAWVLFSVYLPIPTVLTMVFLKQVATDLEDAARLYTGDIGVLRYISLPLIMPALVLSFLLVFILTFGEYSVANVLRYRVFPLESFVRFSAFYDFKAALMMALPMIIVAAGVLLVERVYLDKKLFKLKELERINIISLLKKYQIVFSIAVGFIIMVIVVLPLLSLFLRIPDFETLFGAFAKAWIPLVHSYLYSFSGAALLTILGFLLAYIIAYRVLPYWRFFDASIVFLLTLPATVLAIGLILLWNRPMLDIVYTSALIVIFGYAGKYMAVAAKMSERKLLQIPPSMVEAAQVSGANWFSVLRYILLPQSKKTLLAVFAVSYLFCFRESTITMLVYPPGYETLPVYIVTQMANGKPEMIASFCAIMVLSVVVPFFILNRWKRV, encoded by the coding sequence ATGCAGCGGCAGATATTCGCCTGGGGAGTGATCCTGCTGTTTCTGCTGATCGGCCTGCTGCCGGTCATCGTGATGATATGGAATGCTTTCAGCGGTATGGATGTACAAACAGTTCGATCGCTTTTCTCGCAGAAAGAGGTCTACGGAAGTTTTGCCAACAGTATACTCCTGAGCTTTGTCGTTGCCTCGATCACAACATTTCTGGGTACGCTTCTGGGGGTACTCTTTGCCAAGACCGATCTGATTGCTTCCCGATTCTTTTTATCTATTTTGATCGTTCCTCTGCTGATCCCGCCTTACATCATAGCGCTGGGGTGGATAGATGTCATCGGTGTCAATAGTGCATTCAGTACTGTCCTTTTTGGTTTTGGAGGAACGGCATGGGTACTTTTTTCAGTCTATCTGCCCATTCCGACTGTACTGACGATGGTCTTCCTGAAGCAGGTGGCTACCGACCTTGAAGATGCGGCAAGACTGTACACGGGCGATATCGGTGTATTGAGGTATATCTCACTGCCGCTGATTATGCCGGCACTGGTACTTTCCTTTTTACTGGTATTCATTCTGACTTTTGGAGAGTACAGCGTGGCGAACGTACTGAGGTACCGTGTCTTCCCACTGGAGAGTTTTGTACGTTTCAGCGCCTTCTACGATTTTAAGGCGGCACTGATGATGGCACTGCCGATGATCATTGTCGCCGCAGGTGTCCTGCTGGTCGAAAGGGTCTATCTGGACAAAAAACTGTTCAAACTCAAAGAACTTGAGCGGATCAACATCATATCACTTCTGAAAAAATATCAGATAGTATTCAGTATAGCGGTGGGATTTATTATTATGGTGATCGTTGTCCTTCCTCTGCTGTCCCTGTTTTTGCGTATTCCTGACTTCGAGACACTCTTTGGTGCCTTTGCAAAAGCTTGGATACCGCTTGTACACAGTTATTTGTATAGTTTCAGCGGGGCAGCCTTATTGACGATACTTGGATTTTTGCTTGCTTACATCATTGCCTACAGAGTACTGCCGTACTGGCGGTTTTTCGATGCCAGTATCGTTTTTCTGTTGACCCTTCCGGCGACCGTGCTGGCTATCGGACTGATACTGCTTTGGAACAGACCCATGCTCGATATCGTTTACACTTCTGCACTGATCGTCATCTTTGGTTATGCCGGCAAATATATGGCGGTAGCGGCAAAAATGAGTGAACGTAAATTGTTGCAGATCCCACCTTCCATGGTAGAAGCGGCACAGGTATCCGGGGCGAACTGGTTTTCTGTTCTGCGTTACATTCTTTTGCCGCAGTCAAAAAAGACACTCCTTGCTGTTTTTGCAGTGAGTTATCTTTTTTGTTTCCGGGAAAGCACAATCACGATGCTGGTCTATCCTCCCGGGTATGAGACGCTGCCGGTCTACATCGTGACACAGATGGCAAACGGGAAACCGGAGATGATCGCTTCGTTTTGTGCCATTATGGTGCTCTCCGTCGTAGTACCGTTTTTTATATTGAACAGGTGGAAAAGAGTATGA
- a CDS encoding lipoate--protein ligase family protein — protein sequence MVNKVKMRSWRFIDSPAASAQWNMAVDEALLYTFKEEDLPILRLYKWKKPSLSFGRFSKPKETLDWEKIRTEDIPYVRRITGGGILVHSNDISYSLIVPRSFIKNKGVKEGYRELCAFLIRLYENLGINADFAYDLQLPQSQSPVCLAGTEAYDIMTDGRKIGGNAQRHTHHALLQHGTIPLTIDHERFEKLFLGDSGLSEAATLKETNSRLTAAALKKEIIKAFSDIFDTIITEEPLRDEEQILAQKLFDKKYSQERWNVHAEHNL from the coding sequence ATGGTTAATAAAGTAAAAATGCGGTCATGGAGATTTATCGACAGCCCAGCGGCTTCGGCACAATGGAATATGGCCGTAGATGAAGCCCTGCTTTATACTTTCAAGGAAGAGGATCTGCCTATTTTGCGCCTCTACAAATGGAAAAAACCCTCATTGAGTTTCGGCCGTTTTTCAAAGCCAAAAGAGACGCTCGACTGGGAAAAGATCCGTACAGAGGATATTCCTTACGTCAGGCGTATTACGGGAGGCGGTATTCTGGTTCATAGTAACGATATATCCTATTCACTGATCGTTCCGCGTTCGTTTATAAAAAATAAGGGAGTCAAAGAAGGCTACAGAGAGCTATGCGCTTTTCTGATCCGGCTTTATGAAAACCTGGGAATCAATGCTGATTTTGCCTACGACCTGCAGCTGCCCCAGTCACAAAGCCCTGTTTGTCTTGCCGGTACGGAAGCCTACGACATCATGACAGACGGCAGGAAGATCGGCGGCAATGCCCAACGGCATACACACCATGCGCTGCTGCAGCACGGGACGATCCCTTTGACGATAGATCATGAACGTTTTGAAAAGCTTTTCCTGGGAGACTCCGGCCTGTCGGAGGCAGCAACATTAAAAGAAACCAATAGCCGATTGACAGCAGCAGCCCTGAAAAAAGAGATCATCAAAGCCTTTAGCGATATATTTGACACTATAATCACAGAAGAGCCTTTACGTGATGAGGAACAGATACTTGCACAAAAACTTTTTGACAAAAAATACAGCCAGGAGAGATGGAATGTCCACGCAGAACACAATCTATAA
- a CDS encoding ATP-binding protein, protein MTKKLFFMIGAALLTGGLGFYLLSLTPLQSVFLAILAGIPFVLISSRSNIPVVSSPKKMEGPSVLTDEYRLLEKKFKAVSEKAEKLEYEKKTTEMFLASMSHEIRTPLNGIIGLTEVLDGTELSKEQKEYVSMIRESSNNLRVIVNDVLEVSKLNAGKMELENIPFDLAFKVKASVGLFMPKIEEKEIALNTFVDPKILQKIIADPTRLSQVLNNLISNALKFTPKGGKIDVAAELIGREGDDVTLKISVSDSGIGLSKAQQEKIFEAYSQATVSTTRKSGGTGLGLTISKKIIRSMGGELAVESEEGKGATFFFVITVKEAPAEAVEPEVLPEEIAETPVEEVKVEVPAGELQVLVAEDNPINQKLIQIILEKLGLKVTLADNGEKALEARKADRYDMIFMDIQMPVMGGVEATHAILDYEKEQGLKHIPIIALTANALSGDREKYMNEGMDDYTTKPLDVKAIEELVDKYCRS, encoded by the coding sequence ATGACAAAAAAACTGTTTTTTATGATCGGCGCAGCACTTCTGACAGGAGGTTTGGGTTTTTATCTTTTAAGTCTGACTCCGCTTCAGTCCGTTTTTTTGGCCATACTGGCAGGCATCCCGTTTGTACTGATCTCTTCGCGTTCCAATATACCAGTAGTATCCTCTCCAAAGAAAATGGAAGGACCTTCGGTACTCACTGATGAATACCGGCTACTGGAGAAAAAGTTCAAGGCCGTCTCCGAGAAAGCGGAAAAACTCGAATACGAAAAGAAAACGACAGAAATGTTCCTTGCCAGTATGTCACACGAAATACGTACACCTCTCAACGGGATCATCGGACTGACGGAGGTTCTTGACGGGACGGAACTGAGCAAAGAACAGAAAGAGTATGTCTCGATGATACGGGAGAGTTCTAACAATCTCCGTGTCATCGTCAATGATGTACTGGAAGTCTCCAAACTCAATGCCGGGAAGATGGAGCTTGAGAATATTCCGTTTGATCTTGCTTTCAAGGTAAAAGCATCCGTCGGTCTCTTTATGCCAAAAATTGAAGAGAAGGAGATAGCGCTCAATACCTTTGTTGATCCAAAAATACTCCAAAAGATCATAGCTGACCCCACCCGGCTGTCACAGGTACTCAACAACCTGATCAGCAATGCCCTGAAATTCACCCCCAAAGGCGGTAAGATCGATGTGGCTGCAGAACTCATTGGCCGTGAAGGAGATGATGTAACCCTGAAGATATCTGTAAGCGATTCGGGAATAGGGCTGAGCAAAGCGCAGCAGGAAAAGATATTTGAAGCCTATTCACAGGCGACTGTGAGTACGACCCGAAAGTCCGGGGGAACAGGCCTGGGGCTTACGATTTCGAAGAAAATCATTCGCTCCATGGGCGGTGAACTTGCCGTAGAGAGCGAAGAGGGCAAGGGTGCGACATTCTTCTTTGTCATTACGGTGAAGGAAGCACCGGCCGAAGCTGTTGAGCCTGAAGTGCTTCCGGAAGAAATTGCTGAAACACCTGTTGAAGAAGTAAAAGTCGAAGTGCCTGCCGGAGAGCTTCAGGTACTGGTAGCGGAAGACAACCCCATCAACCAGAAGCTCATCCAGATCATTCTGGAAAAGCTCGGTTTGAAGGTCACGCTGGCCGACAATGGTGAGAAAGCGCTGGAAGCGCGCAAAGCCGACCGTTACGATATGATCTTCATGGATATCCAGATGCCGGTAATGGGAGGTGTGGAAGCGACACATGCCATACTGGACTACGAAAAAGAGCAGGGCTTGAAACATATCCCTATTATTGCATTGACGGCCAATGCACTTTCCGGAGACAGGGAAAAATACATGAACGAAGGTATGGATGACTACACGACCAAACCTTTGGATGTCAAAGCGATAGAAGAACTGGTGGATAAATACTGCCGTTCGTAA